The Pseudomonas fluorescens nucleotide sequence TGCCGCCGATCGTCTCGGGCAGGATCACCGGCCCTACCCCGCCCAGCAGCAAGGTGGCATTGAACACCGCATCGTGCCAGGGCACCTGCGGCTCGAAGTACAGATGGCCAACCACGCCAAACAGAATCGAGCCGATCAGCAACAGGCAGGCAGCAACACCATGCCACATCAGGCGAAAGCCAAACTGTCGGGTAGAGATGACAGCGTCCGTTCTGGATTCGTACATCCACTGTGCTCCTGCAACCAAGGTGGCCGCCCAGCATAGGCAACTTCAACGGGCGACCACAACCTTGCGGTAGGTTCAGCCCTGTGGGTACTTCTGCAGGTTGGCCATCATTTGCTGCAGGGCTTCGAGGCTGTCGTTGGGATGCACGGCATTGTCGAAGCTGCCGATTTGCTGCCAGTTGGCGGCGATATCTTCTGCTGTAAAGCCTTCGCGCGGGTCAAAGCCAACACCCAGGCTACGCTCCCAGCGCACCTTGCCGACCCAGCCGCCGCCCACTTCATACAGACCGCCACTGTCCTGACAGTCGTCACTGCTCAGGTACACCACCAGCGGGCTGACCAGCTCCGGCTTGAGCTGTTCGAACACCTGCGGCGGAATCAGCCCTTCGGTCATGCGCGTGCCGCCGGTGGGAGCGATGGCATTGACCAGGATGCTGTTCTTGCGTCCTTCGATGGCCAGGGTGCGGGTCAGGCCGTACAGGCCGAGCTTGGCCGCGCCATAGTTGGCCTGGCCGAAGTTGCCATAGATGCCCGAGGTCGAGGCGGTGAAGATCACCCGCCCCCAGTTCTGTTCGCGCAGGTGCGGCCAGGCGGCGCGGGTGACCTTGTAGGCCCCCTGGAGGTGAACCTGATAGACCTGCTCCCAGTCGCTGTCCTCCATCTTGTGGAAAGTCTTGTCGCGCAGAATGCCAGCGTTGTTGATCAGCACATCGACACGGCCGAAGCTGTCCAGGGCCTGTTCGACAATGCGCTGGCCGTCGGTGACCGAGTCATGGTTGGCCACGGCAGTGCCGCCCGCTTTGCGAATCTGCGCCACCACCCGGTCGGCGGCCGAGGCGCTGGCGCCTTCGCCATGGGTTGAACCGCCCAGATCGTTGACCACCACCCGGGCGCCATGCCGGGCAAACAGCAGGGCATGTGCGCGACCCAGGCCGCCACCGGCGCCGGTGACAATCACTACTTTATCGTCCAAGCGAATCGTCATGCTCAGTTCTCCTGCAGAACAAGGGAGGGATGCCCGAGTGTCGGCCAGCGCTGGCTGGCACACAATCAAGCGGGCAGGCGCTGAATGGCAGGCGATAAGGCCAGGCGATGATTGCGCACACCCGGTCGCTCAGGACCAGGCGACTTTCTGCG carries:
- a CDS encoding SDR family oxidoreductase, which produces MTIRLDDKVVIVTGAGGGLGRAHALLFARHGARVVVNDLGGSTHGEGASASAADRVVAQIRKAGGTAVANHDSVTDGQRIVEQALDSFGRVDVLINNAGILRDKTFHKMEDSDWEQVYQVHLQGAYKVTRAAWPHLREQNWGRVIFTASTSGIYGNFGQANYGAAKLGLYGLTRTLAIEGRKNSILVNAIAPTGGTRMTEGLIPPQVFEQLKPELVSPLVVYLSSDDCQDSGGLYEVGGGWVGKVRWERSLGVGFDPREGFTAEDIAANWQQIGSFDNAVHPNDSLEALQQMMANLQKYPQG